A window from Pseudomonas campi encodes these proteins:
- a CDS encoding RimK family protein: MPIFPREPESLPAAEVLKGPREVLIIVERKEDWSSYLPSENMLTAREYLEQSPSSDSGKRTQVINLCRNFKYLGHGYYCSLLAEARGHKVIPSVRTISELARKSLYGLALDDLERSLDKALAQHPCADMEGFTLSLYFGKTDLTPLQDIARQLFEAFPCPILLVDFRKGDSWQIAGLRPGALHKLREQQEDQFAQALDGFSRKVWRTPRSPQVMRYDLAILHNPEEQLPPSNARALENFVRVGKTLGIDVDLIEKKDYSRLAEYDALLIRETTSVDDHTYRFAKKAESEGLIVMDDPNSILRCTNKVYLTDLLRSQALSMPATEILYRDNPQELDKVGERLGFPLVLKIPDGCFSRGVIKVENPLQLREASAQLFEHSVLLLAQEFLFTEYDWRIGVLNRQPIFACQYFMSKGHWQIVNHKAKGSEVIGECRTVAIEDAPKEVVELAVKTANLIGDGLYGVDLKQVGGSVKVIEVNDNPNLDAGIEDGHLGDELYRLVLEDFVRRLELKRRGAIR; encoded by the coding sequence ATGCCAATCTTCCCCCGCGAACCGGAATCCCTGCCGGCAGCCGAGGTGCTGAAAGGCCCCCGCGAAGTATTGATCATCGTCGAGCGCAAGGAGGACTGGTCGTCCTACCTGCCCAGCGAAAACATGCTCACCGCCCGCGAGTATCTTGAGCAGTCGCCCAGCAGCGACAGCGGCAAGCGCACCCAGGTGATCAACCTGTGCCGTAACTTCAAGTACCTGGGCCACGGCTACTACTGCTCGCTGCTGGCCGAAGCGCGCGGGCACAAGGTCATCCCGTCGGTGCGCACTATCAGCGAACTGGCGCGCAAATCGCTGTACGGCCTGGCTCTGGACGATCTGGAGCGCTCGCTGGACAAGGCTCTGGCCCAGCATCCCTGTGCCGATATGGAGGGCTTCACCCTCAGTCTGTACTTCGGCAAGACCGATCTGACACCGCTGCAGGACATTGCGCGCCAGCTGTTTGAAGCCTTCCCTTGTCCCATCCTGCTGGTCGACTTCCGCAAGGGCGACAGCTGGCAGATCGCAGGGTTGCGCCCCGGCGCTCTGCACAAGCTGCGTGAGCAGCAGGAAGATCAGTTCGCCCAGGCCCTCGACGGCTTCAGTCGCAAGGTCTGGCGTACGCCGCGCTCGCCCCAGGTGATGCGCTACGACCTGGCCATCCTGCACAACCCGGAAGAGCAGCTGCCACCTTCCAACGCCAGGGCCCTGGAGAACTTCGTGCGCGTGGGCAAGACCCTCGGCATCGATGTCGACCTGATCGAGAAGAAGGACTACTCGCGCCTGGCCGAATACGACGCCCTGCTGATCCGCGAGACCACCAGCGTGGACGACCACACCTACCGCTTCGCCAAGAAGGCCGAGAGCGAGGGGCTGATCGTGATGGACGACCCCAACTCGATCCTGCGCTGCACCAACAAGGTCTACCTCACCGACCTGCTGCGCAGCCAGGCGCTGAGCATGCCGGCCACCGAGATTCTCTACCGTGACAATCCGCAGGAGCTGGACAAGGTCGGCGAGCGCCTGGGCTTCCCTCTGGTGCTGAAGATTCCCGACGGCTGCTTCTCGCGCGGCGTGATCAAGGTGGAGAACCCGCTGCAGTTGCGCGAGGCCAGCGCCCAGCTGTTCGAGCACTCGGTCCTGCTGCTGGCCCAGGAATTCCTCTTCACCGAGTACGACTGGCGCATCGGCGTGCTCAACCGTCAGCCGATCTTCGCCTGTCAGTACTTCATGTCCAAGGGCCACTGGCAGATCGTCAACCACAAGGCAAAGGGCAGCGAGGTGATCGGCGAGTGCCGCACCGTGGCTATCGAGGACGCGCCGAAAGAGGTGGTGGAGCTGGCGGTGAAGACCGCCAATCTGATCGGCGACGGGCTGTACGGTGTAGATCTCAAGCAGGTCGGCGGCAGCGTCAAGGTGATCGAGGTCAACGACAACCCCAACCTCGACGCCGGTATCGAGGATGGGCATCTGGGCGACGAGCTGTACCGGCTGGTGCTGGAGGATTTCGTCCGGCGCCTCGAGCTCAAGCGTCGCGGTGCCATACGCTGA
- a CDS encoding magnesium transporter CorA family protein, with protein sequence MRQSYQLQGGALLACDDDAAPLQLCIAPDAAERDWLRQRFGLDAHTLDSALDPDEISRVEFHPGALFLIWKRPESYSGNENCTFEVSSFGMLLGEHQLLLISSADSLICGLHQRRDLHQPLDVLMALLLNNIHHYQGHLKVIKLVARELQQRFSQTMHNQHLLQMLGLSESLIYYINAIQSNGSVLSRLRDYGERAGFGAATIAQLDDLLIENEQCIKQAEIYASVLSGLMDARGNLLNANMNEMLRKLTLINVVFLPLNLIAGIGGMSEFSMMTQPLPWWLSYPLFIASLVGLAGLMLLGLRRLFGSPQTGAMNIPARRREQAAR encoded by the coding sequence ATGCGCCAGAGCTATCAACTACAGGGCGGCGCCTTGCTCGCCTGCGACGACGATGCCGCACCCCTGCAGCTGTGTATCGCCCCAGACGCTGCGGAGCGCGATTGGCTGCGCCAGCGCTTTGGCCTAGACGCGCACACCCTGGACTCGGCGCTAGACCCGGACGAGATCTCGCGCGTCGAGTTCCACCCCGGCGCGCTATTCCTGATATGGAAGCGCCCGGAGAGCTACTCCGGCAACGAGAACTGCACCTTCGAGGTGTCGTCGTTCGGCATGCTGCTGGGCGAGCACCAGCTACTGCTGATCTCCAGCGCCGATTCGCTGATCTGCGGCCTGCACCAGCGCCGCGACCTGCACCAGCCGCTGGATGTGCTGATGGCACTGCTGCTGAACAACATCCACCACTACCAGGGCCATCTCAAGGTCATCAAGCTGGTGGCCCGCGAGCTGCAGCAGCGTTTCAGCCAGACCATGCACAACCAGCATCTGCTGCAGATGCTCGGTCTCAGCGAGAGCCTGATCTACTACATCAATGCCATCCAGAGTAATGGCAGCGTCCTCAGCCGCCTGCGCGACTATGGCGAGCGGGCCGGCTTCGGCGCGGCCACCATCGCCCAGCTCGATGACCTGCTGATCGAGAACGAACAGTGCATCAAGCAGGCCGAGATCTACGCCTCGGTGCTCTCAGGGCTGATGGACGCGCGCGGCAACCTGCTCAACGCCAACATGAACGAGATGCTGCGCAAGCTCACCCTGATCAACGTGGTGTTCCTACCGCTGAATCTGATCGCCGGAATCGGCGGCATGTCCGAGTTCAGCATGATGACCCAGCCCCTGCCCTGGTGGCTGTCCTATCCACTGTTCATCGCCTCGTTGGTCGGGCTGGCCGGCCTGATGCTGCTGGGCCTGCGGCGTTTGTTCGGCTCGCCGCAAACCGGTGCCATGAACATCCCGGCGCGCCGCCGCGAACAGGCGGCGCGCTAG
- a CDS encoding GNAT family N-acetyltransferase/peptidase C39 family protein, producing the protein MHFSFRHAIADDLDSLLTLENQCFEHDRLSPRSFQWMITRAHASLIVAQHQQRVMGYALLLFHRGTSLARLYSIALAPEARGHGLGKRLLGEAEQRAREHDCAYLRLEVRGDNATAIRLYEGAGYRRFAEVDDYYEDHARALRYEKRIVQRPLGETRVVPYYQQTTEFTCGPASLMMAMAALQPGSPLQRREEIQLWREATTIFMTSGHGGCSPQGLALAAWNRGLRVQLQVSVPGPLFLDGVRRESKREVMRLVHEAFCEQLQASDVEHLPSGQLDLSRLLADGGQPLVLISSYRFTRSKAPHWVLVTGCDQDFVYLHDPSRQRPALDCQNVPVSHAEFRRMRAFGGNKLRAAVVLYLRQPAGRRWAG; encoded by the coding sequence ATGCATTTCTCTTTCCGCCACGCCATCGCCGACGACCTGGACTCCCTGCTCACGCTGGAGAATCAGTGCTTCGAGCACGATCGTCTGTCGCCGCGCAGTTTCCAGTGGATGATCACCCGCGCCCACGCCAGCCTGATCGTGGCCCAGCACCAGCAGCGGGTGATGGGTTATGCGCTGCTGCTGTTCCATCGCGGCACCTCGCTGGCACGCCTCTACTCCATTGCCCTCGCCCCCGAGGCGCGCGGCCATGGACTGGGCAAGCGCCTGTTGGGCGAGGCCGAGCAGCGCGCGCGCGAACACGACTGCGCCTACCTGCGCCTGGAAGTGCGCGGCGACAACGCCACCGCCATCCGCCTCTATGAAGGCGCCGGCTACCGGCGCTTCGCCGAGGTCGACGACTACTACGAGGATCACGCCCGGGCCCTGCGCTACGAGAAGCGCATCGTCCAGCGCCCGCTCGGCGAAACCCGCGTGGTGCCTTACTACCAGCAAACCACCGAGTTCACCTGCGGCCCGGCCAGTCTGATGATGGCCATGGCGGCGCTGCAGCCGGGCAGCCCGCTGCAGCGCCGCGAGGAGATCCAGCTGTGGCGCGAGGCCACCACCATCTTCATGACGTCCGGGCACGGCGGCTGCAGCCCGCAAGGGCTGGCGCTGGCCGCCTGGAACCGGGGCTTGCGCGTGCAGCTGCAGGTCAGCGTGCCGGGACCGCTGTTCCTCGACGGCGTGCGCCGCGAGAGCAAGCGCGAGGTGATGCGCCTGGTGCACGAGGCCTTCTGCGAGCAGCTACAGGCCAGCGATGTCGAACACCTGCCCAGCGGCCAGCTGGACCTGAGCCGCCTGCTCGCCGACGGCGGCCAGCCACTGGTGCTGATCAGCAGCTACCGCTTCACCCGCAGCAAGGCCCCGCACTGGGTCCTGGTCACCGGTTGCGACCAGGACTTCGTCTACCTGCACGACCCCAGCCGCCAGCGCCCGGCCCTGGATTGCCAGAACGTACCGGTCAGCCACGCCGAGTTCCGCCGCATGCGTGCCTTCGGCGGCAACAAGCTGCGCGCCGCAGTCGTGCTCTATCTACGCCAGCCAGCCGGTAGGCGTTGGGCAGGCTGA
- a CDS encoding glutamine synthetase family protein — protein sequence MTSSVGQLEQRLKQQGIAEIECMVSDLTGVARGKISPINKFLDEDGMRLPEGILLLTVTGDLVKDEDYYHLLDEAGVDMICRPDPNAIFLLPWALEPTAMIIHDTFDRLGNPVELSPRNVLKRVLGLYTDKGWKPVVAPEMEFYLTKRSIDPDLPIEAPEGRSGRSESGRQSFSIEAVNEFDALFDDVYSWCEIQCLGLDTLVHEGGPAQMEINFHHGDALSLADQITVFKRTMREATSRHDVSVTFMAKPITDEPGSAMHIHQSVQDLTTGRNLFANEDGSMSDLFLHYIGGLQKYTPMTLPMFAPNVNSFRRFLPDTCAPVNVEWGADNRTVGLRVPAASPAAMRVENRLPGADANPYLAIAASLLCGYLGMIERIAPSAPVQGRANERCNLRLPTTIEDALVQMEKCAVLKEYLGHKFVQGYIAVKRKEHENYLRVISPWEREFLQLSV from the coding sequence ATGACATCTTCAGTTGGGCAACTTGAACAACGGCTTAAGCAACAGGGCATTGCCGAAATCGAATGCATGGTGAGCGACCTCACCGGTGTCGCCCGCGGCAAGATCTCTCCCATCAACAAATTCCTCGACGAAGACGGAATGCGACTTCCGGAGGGCATCCTGTTGCTGACGGTGACCGGCGACTTGGTCAAGGACGAAGACTATTACCACCTGCTCGACGAGGCGGGCGTCGACATGATCTGCCGTCCGGACCCGAATGCCATTTTCCTGCTGCCTTGGGCATTGGAGCCGACAGCGATGATCATTCACGACACCTTCGACAGGCTCGGCAACCCCGTCGAACTGTCGCCGCGCAATGTGCTCAAGCGAGTGCTTGGGCTCTACACCGACAAAGGTTGGAAGCCGGTAGTGGCGCCGGAGATGGAGTTTTACCTGACCAAGCGCAGTATCGACCCCGACCTGCCCATCGAGGCACCCGAAGGTCGCTCCGGGCGTTCGGAAAGCGGCAGGCAGAGTTTCTCCATCGAAGCCGTCAACGAGTTCGACGCGCTATTCGACGACGTCTACAGCTGGTGTGAGATCCAATGTTTGGGCCTGGACACGCTGGTTCACGAGGGTGGTCCCGCGCAGATGGAGATCAACTTCCATCATGGCGATGCCTTGAGCCTGGCCGACCAGATCACGGTGTTCAAGCGCACCATGCGTGAGGCCACCTCCAGGCATGACGTCAGCGTGACCTTCATGGCCAAGCCGATCACCGATGAGCCCGGCAGCGCCATGCACATCCACCAGAGCGTGCAAGACCTCACCACCGGCAGGAACCTCTTCGCCAACGAAGACGGCTCCATGAGCGACCTGTTTCTTCACTACATCGGCGGCCTGCAGAAGTACACGCCGATGACGCTGCCGATGTTTGCGCCGAACGTGAACTCCTTTCGCCGCTTCCTGCCGGACACCTGCGCACCGGTGAACGTCGAGTGGGGGGCCGATAATCGCACCGTGGGTCTGCGCGTGCCGGCGGCATCGCCTGCCGCCATGCGCGTGGAGAACCGCTTGCCGGGTGCCGATGCAAACCCTTACCTGGCAATCGCCGCCAGCCTGCTATGCGGCTATCTGGGCATGATCGAACGGATCGCTCCCAGCGCTCCGGTGCAAGGGCGTGCCAACGAGCGCTGCAACCTACGCCTGCCGACCACCATCGAGGATGCGCTGGTACAAATGGAGAAGTGCGCGGTGCTGAAGGAATACCTGGGCCACAAATTCGTGCAGGGCTACATCGCGGTAAAACGTAAAGAGCATGAGAACTACCTGCGCGTGATCAGCCCCTGGGAGCGCGAATTCCTTCAGCTGAGCGTATGA
- a CDS encoding TonB-dependent receptor family protein — MAISIRHPAVLLCALTLSPIANAQSTDAVELSPLNVTGQYVPGEQTNAELEAEQALTPGGVTLVDSEDLKGRNISNLADMLRYVPGVFAASGSTGDSTFLSSRGSNLDSVGYDGNGIKLMQDGLPVTAADGNNHNRAVDPLSARHAIVARGANALTYGASTLGGAIDFITPTARDVAPFELALDGGSDDQAQGRITAGTVAGDFDALVTAEARHWDGYRDQQHEQNREGVYANAGWQFSEDLRTRLYLTSISNDQQLPGALTESELRDDPGQVESQNVSGNFQYNVDTWRVANKTTWDIDANSSFSVGFSYEEQDLYHPIVDKVMVDFDGPGPMPPTEVFSLLIDTEQRNAGTALRYNLRLGDHDLLAGLNYGQTHVDGGNYRNDGGHRNGLTTHVDNQADNLELFLMDRWQFVPDWTLVYGAQAVDGSREVRNTDAETGEVRNPEGDYDSINPRVGLIHQLTPDVELFANLSRLYEAPTTYELDDDIRGNEETLDAMHGTVFEVGTRGTHALGTASHWHWDLALYYAKLRDEILSMDDPAAPGTSLSTNVDNTIHAGIETLVGASFAIDAANQHRLEPLVNLTINRFSFDNDATYGDNDLPAAPDYFIKGEVLYRNANGFFAGPTFDVVGERYADFSNTYKIDSYALMGLRAGLAREDWEVYGEVRNLTDKTYVAFNSVVDEAAPDAAILNPGEPRSVFAGVRLNW; from the coding sequence ATGGCCATTTCGATCCGCCATCCTGCTGTACTGCTTTGCGCACTGACGCTGAGCCCGATTGCCAACGCACAAAGTACCGATGCAGTAGAACTGTCGCCCTTGAACGTCACCGGTCAGTATGTGCCTGGTGAACAGACCAATGCTGAGCTGGAAGCCGAGCAAGCGCTCACTCCCGGCGGCGTAACGCTGGTGGATAGCGAGGATCTCAAGGGGCGCAATATCTCCAATCTCGCCGACATGCTGCGCTACGTGCCCGGCGTATTCGCCGCGAGCGGGTCGACCGGCGATTCCACCTTCCTTTCCAGTCGCGGCTCCAATCTCGACTCCGTAGGTTATGACGGTAACGGCATCAAGCTGATGCAAGACGGCTTGCCGGTGACGGCGGCGGATGGCAACAACCACAACCGCGCCGTGGACCCGCTGAGCGCGCGCCATGCCATCGTGGCTCGCGGCGCCAACGCGCTGACCTATGGCGCCAGCACCCTCGGTGGTGCCATCGACTTCATTACGCCGACGGCGCGCGACGTTGCTCCCTTCGAACTGGCGCTCGATGGCGGCAGCGATGACCAGGCGCAGGGCCGGATCACCGCCGGCACCGTGGCCGGCGACTTCGATGCGCTGGTCACCGCCGAAGCTCGCCACTGGGATGGCTATCGCGATCAGCAGCACGAGCAGAATCGCGAGGGCGTCTACGCCAACGCGGGTTGGCAGTTCAGTGAGGACCTGCGCACGCGGCTCTACCTCACCAGCATCAGCAACGACCAGCAGTTGCCGGGAGCCCTCACCGAGAGCGAGCTGCGCGATGACCCTGGGCAGGTCGAGTCGCAGAACGTCAGCGGCAACTTCCAATACAACGTCGATACCTGGCGTGTTGCCAACAAGACGACCTGGGATATCGACGCCAACAGCAGCTTCTCGGTGGGCTTCTCCTACGAGGAACAGGACCTCTACCACCCCATCGTCGACAAGGTGATGGTCGACTTCGATGGCCCCGGCCCGATGCCTCCGACCGAGGTCTTCAGCCTGCTCATCGACACCGAGCAGCGCAACGCTGGCACTGCACTGCGCTACAACCTGCGCCTGGGCGATCACGACCTGCTCGCGGGCCTCAACTACGGCCAGACACATGTCGACGGCGGCAACTATCGCAATGATGGCGGCCATCGCAACGGCCTCACTACGCACGTGGACAATCAGGCCGACAACCTGGAGCTGTTCCTGATGGACCGCTGGCAGTTCGTGCCCGACTGGACGCTGGTGTACGGCGCACAGGCCGTCGACGGCAGCCGTGAAGTGCGCAATACCGATGCCGAAACCGGCGAGGTGCGCAATCCTGAGGGTGACTACGACAGCATCAATCCGCGCGTGGGTCTGATCCATCAGCTAACGCCTGATGTCGAGCTGTTTGCCAACCTCAGCCGCCTGTACGAGGCGCCGACTACCTACGAGCTGGATGACGATATCCGTGGCAACGAGGAGACACTGGACGCCATGCATGGCACCGTGTTCGAGGTGGGAACCCGTGGTACCCACGCGCTGGGCACGGCCAGCCACTGGCATTGGGACCTTGCACTCTACTACGCCAAGCTCCGCGACGAGATCCTCTCGATGGACGATCCGGCGGCACCTGGCACCAGCCTCTCGACCAACGTGGATAACACCATCCACGCCGGCATCGAAACCCTCGTAGGTGCCAGCTTCGCCATAGACGCGGCCAACCAGCATCGCCTCGAACCGTTGGTCAACCTGACCATCAACCGCTTCTCGTTCGACAATGACGCAACCTATGGCGACAACGACCTGCCTGCAGCGCCGGACTACTTCATCAAGGGCGAAGTGCTCTATCGCAATGCGAACGGCTTCTTTGCCGGCCCGACCTTCGATGTCGTCGGTGAGCGCTATGCCGATTTCAGCAACACCTACAAGATCGACTCCTATGCCCTGATGGGCCTGCGCGCCGGTCTCGCCCGTGAGGACTGGGAGGTATATGGCGAAGTTCGGAACCTAACCGACAAAACCTACGTTGCATTCAACAGCGTGGTGGACGAAGCGGCGCCCGACGCCGCCATCCTCAATCCGGGCGAACCGCGCTCGGTGTTTGCAGGGGTGAGGTTGAACTGGTGA
- a CDS encoding copper uptake system-associated protein has translation MKWMTPWVLLCAVLCNAAWAADGDDRQAIEHLMKHTWERPDAVLDVGPVTVEGEHAVAGWTQDARGGRALLRRDGETWKVLLCAGDGLLDVATLRDAGLSAAQAASLNQAVRAAEATQPAARVKQFALFKGTVRVDPHQMHEPVAH, from the coding sequence ATGAAATGGATGACACCTTGGGTACTGCTCTGCGCCGTGCTCTGCAATGCCGCGTGGGCGGCTGATGGTGATGACCGCCAGGCCATTGAACACCTGATGAAACACACCTGGGAACGCCCGGATGCGGTGCTCGACGTTGGCCCGGTGACCGTCGAGGGCGAGCACGCCGTGGCCGGCTGGACACAGGATGCGCGGGGCGGGCGGGCCTTGCTGCGTCGCGATGGCGAGACATGGAAGGTGCTGCTATGCGCCGGCGACGGTCTGCTCGATGTCGCCACCCTGCGCGATGCCGGATTGTCTGCCGCGCAAGCTGCCAGCCTGAACCAGGCGGTGCGGGCCGCTGAGGCCACGCAGCCTGCAGCACGGGTCAAGCAGTTCGCCCTGTTCAAAGGCACGGTGCGAGTCGACCCGCATCAGATGCATGAGCCGGTAGCTCACTGA
- a CDS encoding copper chaperone PCu(A)C: MKLTKTLALVALLVSPVLVTAHEYEAGNLHIDHPWSREMPPIAPTAAVYFVVQNKGDNADRLLSVDTPAAGKAELHEHLHQDGVMKMQQVSSVEIPATTAVAFAPMGYHVMLFNLPRQFKDGERFPMTLHFEQAGAVQVEVAVQKEPPAEHGEHKHQHAQ; this comes from the coding sequence ATGAAGCTGACCAAGACTCTCGCGCTGGTTGCGCTGCTGGTCTCCCCGGTACTGGTTACGGCTCACGAATACGAAGCCGGAAATCTGCATATCGATCATCCCTGGTCGCGGGAAATGCCGCCGATCGCCCCCACTGCCGCGGTGTACTTCGTCGTGCAGAACAAGGGGGACAACGCCGATCGCCTGCTCAGCGTCGACACCCCGGCGGCCGGCAAGGCCGAACTGCATGAGCACCTGCACCAAGACGGGGTGATGAAGATGCAGCAGGTGTCCAGTGTCGAGATTCCGGCCACTACCGCCGTGGCATTCGCCCCCATGGGCTACCACGTGATGCTGTTCAACCTGCCCAGGCAGTTCAAGGACGGTGAGCGCTTTCCAATGACCCTGCACTTCGAGCAGGCCGGTGCGGTGCAGGTCGAAGTGGCCGTGCAGAAAGAGCCCCCAGCCGAACACGGCGAGCACAAACACCAGCACGCGCAGTAA
- a CDS encoding DUF2946 domain-containing protein — translation MKISRSNRALATWTLYCSLLLGLFACGLHHGQMSGLALSGLGGAFCSLGSDAGPGIDLDGSKQGAAQSPMGCPLCSSFGASVAVNTAGWGLALPPIAHAPLPIANHWAQPPPRFLRHSLNPRASPLISLA, via the coding sequence ATGAAGATCTCCCGTAGCAACCGAGCGCTGGCCACATGGACGCTGTATTGCAGCCTCCTGCTGGGCCTGTTCGCCTGCGGTTTGCATCACGGACAGATGTCTGGCCTTGCACTCAGCGGGCTTGGCGGAGCGTTCTGCTCGCTTGGCAGCGACGCTGGTCCAGGCATCGACCTGGATGGCTCCAAGCAAGGTGCCGCGCAGTCACCGATGGGCTGCCCTCTCTGCTCTTCGTTCGGCGCATCGGTGGCGGTCAATACTGCGGGTTGGGGGCTGGCTCTGCCTCCAATAGCTCACGCCCCGCTGCCAATTGCCAACCATTGGGCACAACCCCCTCCGCGCTTTCTGCGCCATAGCCTCAACCCCCGCGCTTCACCTCTCATTTCCCTCGCATGA
- a CDS encoding SDR family NAD(P)-dependent oxidoreductase, producing MNEVVVITGAAGGIGQAICAKLIQRGMRLVLVDIHAERLAQVAARLGEQATPFAADLTDHSALQRLMEMVADKFGRIDILINNAAITTVEPFDTRSVESIVGELNINLISPLVLTRLAIPLLQRSADARVVTTVSIGGIFPMPESPIYSASKFGLRGAMLSIGLDLAAKGIKVGSILPAATETPMLQKEAIDGGNALQFMDPPQQPEDVADQVLLMLDKPCLERTPKASESWISRLAMLFPNLLPRSIRLFKKRGEKGMQRYLESLGERGLAQRVDGRWELK from the coding sequence ATGAATGAAGTGGTAGTGATTACCGGCGCGGCCGGCGGCATCGGCCAGGCCATCTGCGCCAAGCTGATCCAGCGCGGCATGCGCCTGGTGCTGGTCGACATCCACGCCGAGCGCCTGGCCCAGGTGGCCGCGCGCCTCGGCGAACAGGCCACGCCATTCGCCGCCGACCTCACCGATCACAGCGCCCTGCAGCGCCTGATGGAAATGGTGGCGGACAAATTCGGCCGCATCGACATCCTCATCAACAACGCCGCCATCACCACGGTCGAACCCTTCGACACGCGCTCGGTGGAAAGCATCGTCGGCGAGCTCAACATCAACCTGATCTCACCCCTGGTGCTGACCCGCCTGGCCATCCCGCTGCTGCAACGCTCGGCCGATGCGCGGGTGGTCACCACGGTGTCCATCGGCGGCATCTTCCCCATGCCCGAGTCGCCGATCTACAGCGCCAGCAAGTTCGGCCTGCGCGGCGCCATGCTGTCGATCGGCCTGGACCTGGCAGCCAAGGGCATCAAGGTCGGCTCGATCCTGCCGGCCGCCACCGAAACGCCGATGCTGCAAAAAGAAGCCATCGACGGCGGCAACGCCCTGCAGTTCATGGACCCGCCGCAACAACCGGAAGACGTCGCCGACCAGGTCCTGCTGATGCTCGACAAGCCCTGCCTGGAGCGCACGCCCAAGGCCAGCGAATCATGGATCTCCCGCCTGGCCATGCTCTTCCCCAACCTGCTGCCACGCAGCATCCGGCTGTTCAAGAAACGCGGCGAAAAAGGCATGCAGCGCTACCTGGAATCCCTCGGCGAACGCGGCCTGGCGCAGCGGGTGGATGGGCGCTGGGAGTTGAAGTAG
- a CDS encoding flavin-containing monooxygenase, giving the protein MCIIGGGPGGLCMARALKRQGLDYEQFERHSDVGGVWDITNPGTPMYESAHFISSRDLSGFLDFPMPKHFPDYPSNQQILEYARAFARAFDLYDKIRFNTAVEHVAKREDGRWLVTLSSGEKRCYRAVVCATGCNWDPNMPEVKGQFNGEIRHSVTFKKADEFNGKRVLIIGAGNSGADIACDAATHASKAFISLRRGYHFIPKHLFGLPADEVSEKGPHLPIWLVRPVFSLILRLINGDLTRFGLPKPDHKLFESHPLMNTQLLHYLQHGDIQVKPDISHFEGDHAVFKDGSREALDLVLYATGYKWSCKYAADYFEWKGGRPQMYLSIFSRQHHNLFGIGYLETNSSAYKLFDNEAHAVACYLRDQLLRPEQARQFEQLIASDNPDLSGGINFVKSQRHEVYLEVHALKTHLRKLRQTLGWGELDDGYYATLRKHPGFPAAPLQQAQHAV; this is encoded by the coding sequence GTGTGCATCATCGGCGGCGGCCCCGGCGGCCTGTGCATGGCCCGCGCCCTCAAGCGCCAGGGCCTGGACTACGAACAGTTCGAACGCCACAGCGATGTCGGCGGCGTGTGGGACATCACCAACCCCGGCACGCCGATGTACGAGTCCGCGCACTTCATCTCCTCGCGTGACCTCTCGGGCTTCCTCGACTTCCCGATGCCCAAGCACTTCCCCGACTACCCGAGCAACCAGCAGATCCTCGAATACGCCCGCGCCTTCGCCCGTGCCTTCGACCTCTACGACAAGATCCGCTTCAACACCGCCGTCGAGCATGTGGCCAAGCGTGAAGACGGGCGCTGGCTGGTCACCCTCAGCAGCGGCGAGAAGCGCTGCTACCGCGCCGTGGTCTGCGCCACCGGCTGCAACTGGGACCCGAACATGCCGGAGGTCAAAGGCCAGTTCAACGGCGAGATCCGCCACTCGGTGACCTTCAAGAAGGCCGACGAATTCAACGGCAAGCGCGTGCTGATCATCGGTGCTGGCAACTCCGGCGCGGACATCGCCTGCGACGCCGCCACCCACGCCAGCAAGGCCTTCATCAGCCTGCGCCGCGGCTACCACTTCATTCCCAAGCACCTGTTCGGCCTGCCCGCCGACGAGGTCAGCGAGAAAGGCCCGCACCTGCCCATCTGGCTGGTGCGCCCGGTATTCAGCCTGATCCTGCGCCTGATCAACGGCGACCTGACCCGCTTCGGCCTGCCCAAGCCGGACCACAAGCTGTTCGAGAGCCACCCGCTGATGAACACCCAGTTGCTGCACTACCTGCAGCACGGCGACATCCAGGTGAAGCCGGACATCAGCCACTTCGAAGGCGACCATGCGGTGTTCAAGGACGGCAGCCGCGAGGCGCTCGACCTGGTGCTCTACGCCACCGGCTACAAGTGGAGCTGCAAGTACGCCGCCGACTACTTCGAATGGAAGGGCGGCCGGCCACAGATGTACCTGTCGATCTTCAGCCGCCAGCACCACAACCTGTTCGGCATCGGCTACCTGGAAACCAACTCCAGCGCCTACAAGCTGTTCGACAACGAGGCCCACGCCGTCGCCTGTTACCTGCGCGACCAGCTGCTGCGCCCGGAACAGGCGCGCCAGTTCGAGCAGCTGATCGCCAGCGACAACCCCGACCTGTCCGGCGGCATCAACTTCGTCAAATCCCAGCGCCACGAGGTGTACCTGGAAGTCCACGCGCTCAAGACCCACCTGCGCAAACTGCGCCAGACCCTCGGCTGGGGCGAACTGGACGACGGCTACTACGCCACCCTGCGCAAACACCCCGGTTTCCCGGCGGCGCCCCTGCAACAGGCGCAGCACGCGGTGTAA